From Cellulosimicrobium cellulans, the proteins below share one genomic window:
- a CDS encoding LLM class F420-dependent oxidoreductase has product MRLGIHTGYWSAGPPAGIQDAIVAADRLGVDSVWTAEAYGSDAFTPLAWWGSRTTRIRLGTAVAQLSARTPTATAMAALTMDHLSGGRFVLGLGVSGPQVVEGWYGQPYARPLARTREYVQVVRDVLRRETPVTSSGPHYPLPLPEGTGTGLGKPLRATVHPLRADLPIHLAAEGPKNVALAAEIADGWLPLFYSPRMDATFRELLADGFARRSPERSPEAAFEVSATVPVVVREHVEQAADQVRPFLALYVGGMGAKGANFHRDALDRLGYAEACDEIQAHYLAGRKDLAAAAVPTAMVEDVALVGPPEKIARDLAAWRETAVTTLLVQGDATAVQTLAPLLAPPR; this is encoded by the coding sequence ATGCGTCTCGGCATCCACACCGGCTACTGGTCGGCCGGTCCCCCGGCCGGCATCCAGGACGCGATCGTGGCGGCGGACCGCCTCGGCGTCGACTCCGTGTGGACCGCGGAGGCCTACGGCTCCGACGCCTTCACGCCGCTCGCGTGGTGGGGCTCGCGCACGACCCGGATCCGGCTCGGGACCGCCGTCGCGCAGCTCTCCGCCCGCACCCCGACCGCGACGGCGATGGCCGCGCTGACGATGGACCACCTCTCGGGCGGCCGGTTCGTCCTCGGGCTCGGCGTCTCGGGACCGCAGGTCGTCGAGGGCTGGTACGGGCAGCCGTACGCCCGCCCGCTCGCCCGCACGCGCGAGTACGTCCAGGTCGTGCGCGACGTGCTGCGCCGGGAGACGCCCGTGACGTCGTCCGGCCCGCACTACCCGCTTCCCCTGCCCGAGGGCACGGGGACGGGGCTCGGCAAGCCGTTGCGCGCGACCGTGCACCCGCTGCGCGCGGACCTGCCGATCCACCTGGCGGCCGAAGGACCCAAGAACGTCGCGCTCGCGGCCGAGATCGCCGACGGGTGGCTCCCGCTCTTCTACTCGCCCCGCATGGACGCGACGTTCCGCGAGCTCCTCGCCGACGGCTTCGCGCGCCGCTCTCCCGAGCGTTCCCCCGAGGCCGCGTTCGAGGTGAGCGCGACGGTGCCCGTCGTCGTGCGGGAGCACGTCGAGCAGGCGGCGGACCAGGTGCGCCCGTTCCTCGCGCTGTACGTGGGCGGCATGGGCGCCAAGGGCGCGAACTTCCACCGCGACGCGCTCGACCGGCTCGGGTACGCCGAGGCGTGCGACGAGATCCAGGCGCACTACCTCGCCGGGCGCAAGGACCTCGCGGCCGCCGCCGTCCCGACGGCGATGGTCGAGGACGTCGCGCTCGTCGGCCCGCCGGAGAAGATCGCCCGCGACCTCGCCGCATGGCGCGAGACCGCGGTCACCACGCTCCTCGTCCAGGGCGACGCGACGGCCGTCCAGACGCTCGCCCCGCTCCTCGCGCCCCCGCGCTGA
- a CDS encoding DUF1648 domain-containing protein, which translates to MTRAAPRRSPGRPTEDGRPRPGDHRTLALLVGVAGAVVTVVAALVALTWSADLPDPVAIHWGTGGADGFASLGAAVAGSTALGLLTSAGFAAMTAFLGRSAANRRVAAAVAVGLPVMLAVLTLGSLWIQRGLADAHDVGGVSAVTAVALGAGLLVGVAVGVLIPGDRPDPTDAGVPDDAPRVTLRPGERAAWVGRVSGGPTVLVAMGAIVLTTVLALVLREWALLLVPVVLGLLLAAMMSWVVRVDEGGLSVRSTLGFPRTRVPVDEVVRADVTEVSPLRDFGGWGWRAGREGAVGIVVRAGESLRVERTGGRALVVTVDDAGTAAALLNTLADRARR; encoded by the coding sequence ATGACCCGAGCCGCCCCGCGCCGCTCCCCCGGACGACCGACCGAGGACGGTCGCCCCCGACCCGGTGACCACCGCACCCTCGCGCTCCTCGTCGGCGTCGCGGGTGCGGTCGTCACCGTGGTCGCGGCGCTCGTCGCGCTGACCTGGTCCGCGGACCTCCCCGACCCCGTGGCGATCCACTGGGGCACGGGCGGCGCCGACGGCTTCGCGTCGCTCGGTGCGGCGGTGGCGGGAAGCACGGCCCTGGGCCTCCTCACCTCCGCGGGGTTCGCCGCGATGACGGCGTTCCTGGGGCGCTCGGCCGCGAACCGGCGGGTCGCCGCGGCGGTCGCCGTCGGCCTCCCGGTCATGCTCGCCGTCCTCACCCTCGGGTCGCTCTGGATCCAGCGTGGCCTCGCCGACGCCCACGACGTCGGCGGCGTGAGCGCCGTCACCGCCGTCGCGCTGGGCGCCGGGCTCCTCGTGGGCGTCGCGGTCGGGGTGCTGATCCCGGGCGACCGCCCGGACCCGACCGACGCCGGGGTCCCCGACGACGCGCCCCGGGTCACGCTCCGACCGGGCGAGCGGGCGGCCTGGGTCGGGCGCGTGAGCGGCGGGCCGACGGTGCTCGTCGCGATGGGCGCGATCGTCCTCACCACGGTCCTGGCGCTCGTCCTGCGCGAGTGGGCGCTCCTCCTCGTGCCGGTGGTCCTGGGGCTGCTGCTCGCCGCGATGATGTCGTGGGTCGTCCGCGTCGACGAGGGCGGGCTCTCGGTCCGGTCGACGCTCGGGTTCCCCCGCACGCGCGTCCCGGTGGACGAGGTCGTGCGGGCCGACGTCACCGAGGTCTCGCCGCTGCGCGACTTCGGCGGCTGGGGCTGGCGCGCCGGCCGGGAAGGCGCCGTCGGCATCGTCGTGCGGGCCGGCGAGTCGCTGCGCGTCGAGCGCACCGGCGGTCGCGCGCTCGTCGTCACGGTCGACGACGCCGGGACCGCGGCGGCGCTCCTCAACACCCTCGCCGACCGAGCACGCCGCTGA